Below is a genomic region from Triticum dicoccoides isolate Atlit2015 ecotype Zavitan chromosome 5A, WEW_v2.0, whole genome shotgun sequence.
ACATATAAGCATCAGCGGAGTAACTTGCACCCTGCTAGATGTTCagaattcatatgggttctagcctGGATGGCTCATAGACATGGCAAAATAGAGTGGTTTCTCGCAGCTGCTGCTCTATGAAGGTATATCAAATCAAATAGCCCTAGTAGTAAACAGAAATAAGGACTGGTTTTAACATTTTGTGTGTGTATCTAAAGAAAAGATTAGAGGGAACATTTATTCACAGGCAGAGGAGGAAAATCATCACATACATGTCAATTTGGACATTTCCAGTTGAAAACAATACCTGAAAATCATCCATCTGTTCCTTCATTTTCTTTTTCACTGCTCTGTAGAGAGAGAACAGAAAGCAGAGTGAAAAAGGACTAATTCATGCAGGCAAGAAGAGACAGGAAACAAAAATTGACAGAAAATTAATTTACCCAATAGTCTGTTCCCTTGACCGATCTACCGCAGAGCCCTTCCCGCATCCAGGTTTCTGCATGTTAGGTAAGTTCTGTAGCACAGCACAGGGGCAAGCAGCAAACCATAAGCAGATACAGCTAGGAAAGAATAACAAACAGATATGAGCAAGGTTAAGTGAAAGCATACGTACGCAGCACGTGATCAGCTAAGACAACTATTTGCGTACCAATCAATGTAAAAAATACAACCTTTGTTCATTGTAGCAATGATACGGTTCCAATTTAAAGTACTTGTACCAGAAAAGAAGACACATACCATCTCATATTTTCCAGAGCTCTGAATGTAAAAAACCAACAGGTGCAAGAATCGGAACAGAGAATAGCATAATCCACACTTTTCTTCATAACTGCCCAAAGAACGGACCATCGAACACCTTCCGTGCACGCTCCAGATCACCTGCCCGCAGCCCCGGATCAGCGTGTTGAAGGAGTAGAGGTCTAGGCCGACGCTCTCGTTGACCCGGGCGTTGTGGATCCGCCTAGCCATGGCCCCATGGCCGCGCAGCAGTCCGGACCTGAGCCGCTGCATGCCGGTGGTCAATTGATCCCCATCGACGACCCCGACGCAAGGATGGGCCACCTCGAGTTGagccctcctccgcctcctccaccgccagcACATGGACATGAACTCATGATCGCATTCGTCCCTCTCATGGGCGACCGGATTGACGGGAGACACGGTGGTCGCGTGCCCGTGTGGCTTGACTCGTCGTTCGTGGCGGCTTGACTCCCGCGTCCATCCTTCCAACCTCTCCTCCCCGACCTCGTCATACTCCCCGTCGTCTTCCACCAATCACGGCCTCCAGCAGCGCCATCTCCCGCTCCTTCCGTCGAAGCATATGCAGCGGCGCCCACGAGCTCACGTTCGCGTTCAAGGCAAAATCGACTGGGCNNNNNNNNNNNNNNNNNNNNNNNNNNNNNNNNNNNNNNNNNNNNNNNNNNNNNNNNNNNNNNNNNNNNNNNNNNNNNNNNNNNNNNNNNNNNNNNNNNNNNNNNNNNNNNNNNNNNNNNNNNNNNNNNNNNNNNNNNNNNNNNNNNNNNNNNNNNNNNNNNNNNNNNNNNNNNNNNNNNNNNNNNNNNNNNNNNNNNNNNNNNNNNNNNNNNNNNNNNNNNNNNNNNNNNNNNNNNNNNNNNNNNNNNNNNNNNNNNNNNNNNNNNNNNNNNNNNNNNNNNNNNNNNNNNNNNNNNNNNNNNNNNNNNNNNNNNNNNNNNNNNNNNNNNNNNNNNNNNNNNNNNNNNNNNNNNNNNNNNNNNNNNNNNNNNNNNNNNNNNNNNNNNNNNNNNNNNNNNNNNNNNNNNNNNNNNNNNNNNNNNNNNNNNNNNNNNNNNNNNNNNNNNNNNNTGGCGGCGGGGGATGGGCCAGCGGCGCGCGGCGGCGAGGTCGTGGCAGGAGGCGGCGACGTGCTGGAGGCGGAGATAGGATTGGTAGCGACCGATCGACGACGTACGTACGAGAAGCGCTAGCTAGCTATTGATGTATACGAAACCTATTTTTATTTTACGCTAACCACTACCCCACAGGACCAGCTGGCCCATATAACCTTATTTAAAAAATAGGCCCATATCACGTGGATTTAGGCCCAGCTGGGCGACGCAGGAGGGATGAGGATTGGGGACGCAGTAAGATTAATACCACCTTGTCAGATAGAAAAAGATAGATGGGATGGACAGATAAAAAAATAAAAGCATaaatctatccctaataataaaaaAATGAAAGCGTAAATTTACGAAAAGAAGCGTATTATGATGGTGAACCCACGGAATTaatccgtactttattattagAAGGAATAGATATTAGGGATAGACAgggctattctgttactagtaataaaataatattttgttACCCCGCGCCCATAGAGAGACGTGATGCATTTTCCCGAATCAGTAAAAGAAACAAAAACATCCCACCCTAACGGCCTAAAAAAACAAAAACGTACCCATCCTCTCCTCTCGACACTCCCTCCGCCTCTTCCTCCGTGCGCGCCGGCCGCCTTCCTCCCCACCGCGCCGGCCGCGTCCCTCCCCACTGTGTCGTCCACCTTCCTCCCCACCGCGACCACCGCGTCCCTCCCCACTGCGCCGGCCGCATTCCTCCCCACCACGTCGATCGCGTCCTTCCCCACCGAGCCGGCCGCGTCCTGCCCCACCATGCCGGCAGCCTTCCTCCCCTCCCCGCTTGCTTCGTCTTCCTCGCTCTACCAGCGCCGCCATCCTCCCTCCACCCTAGCGCCACCCACCTCCCTCACCAGCCACCCTGCCTTCCTTCACCGACCACTGGCCACCGGAGGTGCGGATACTACCTCGACTACCTGCTCCCACCCCCCCGCCATGACCCCTCACCGTTGGGTCGCTGGATCCCGTCCTCGAGCGCCGGATCTCGTCGGCCCTGGAGCCGCGCGAACACCACAGCTCCCATCTTGGCCCCGGCCGCCATCCCCCTACCCCCGAGCTCCACTCCAGAATCCCGCCTTTTACCCCTCAAGCTCCACCGCCGGGATCCCACTGTTGGTAAGCTCCACGGCCATCTCTTGCATTGGGTTGTATGTGTGTTGCGTGTTGATGGTAACTGAACTGAAGGATTTTCAAAATATGAACCACAAGAGAGGTTCACCCTGTACATCAGCTCAAGATCCATCATGTTAAATTATCCTTCGGTCCAAAATGTATGAACCACAAAGGGAGCTCATGTTGCTATTTCCTTTTGCTAATGCTCATTCAAATCTCATGCTACTTATGTGCTAAATTTGATGCTCTATAGTTACTTGTCAAAATGCCCCTACGAGAACCAAAATATTTGTATAAAATTTGATGTTGTTGTTCCTATATTCTATATGAACCCTGCCTCCATCAGCTCCACTTCACCAGAGTCGTCAGTCCGCGGGAGTAGGGGTCGCAGGTTCACCCGATCGCGAGTCTTCTTCCATCTCCAAAAATCTTTTTTTTAGTTCAgatctttgtcacatatttcacttCTATTACCTCAGTGCCAAAAGTGCCGAAAGTTGAAATTGCTTGTGGACCACTAGCTGAAAAAATTAAGCCCTGTTCTAGTAAGTTATGTTTAGAGTTCATACTATACTAAATGTCCAAATTACATGGTGTGCTCTTCTATTCACTCCGTTTCGTTTCCAGTTAACTGTAGCTGAACGTGTGTTGTGTTGATATTGAACTTGTGTTTTGGACAATTCTAAAGTGTTGTGTATACAACATGTATGCACATTTTGTGTTCAAACAAGTTTTGGTCCATTTACTGTTTAAACTTGCATCCTTACTGCCTTGAACTATGGTCTAGAAAAACTGAACTCATGCACGTACTTGCTGGTGCAGACTTGGTAGCGGTGATATTTTGGTCCGATTATATATCAACAACAGTGCAATGACAAAAAGAATATCAGTTCAAAAATATATATGCATGAGGTTTGGGAGCCAAACAGCTAGTATTTTGTTGTTTTTAATTTTTTCTGGTGCATGGTTGAACgagataaaaaataaaaaatgatgtaGTATATATTGTTTTCTTGTAGGAGGTTCAAAGATTGCCGTGGAGCAAGTTCAAGAGTTTAGTATGCATGTGTGAGCTGTCCATGTCATTGCTGACTCTGGGTGCAATTTTATTTCTTCACTCTCTTGCTTCAGGTAAAAAAGAAATAAACTTGTGCGTCTTGACGCCATGACAAGCTAGCTCTTTGAGCATTTTGGAGACCATGTGCATAGTAAGAACTGGAAACAAATGCTCACTTTCAGTACAAAAAAATGTGGTGGAAATCTATGGATGGATGATGGTTAGTGTGGTTGAATGGTTCAGTTTGCTTGCGTATTTCTCATTGTTCATTTCAGTTTGGTTATGCTACTCGAATGGTTCAGAAGCACAGGTTTGAAGATGATTTCTCTCCATGTTTGGTTTTGCCTTTCCTGCTGATCTATTTTTCTCTGAACTTTCAGTTATGGCTGCTTATAGAGAAGAGAGATGGTCAATATTGTTTGCTTGTGTATGCTAGTGAAGTGGCATGATTCATTTTTCTTGTACTTCAACTAGAAACTTTTGAGAAAGTACACCCTCTTTGTTTTTGAGAAAAGTTCAAGTATGATTGTTTGAAAAGTACAAAAATGAATGTCTTGAATAACATAAAAAAATATATGCCTTGGACGTGAGTCCTCTAAAGCTAATTAATAGTCTGTATAATAGCAAACTTTAAGATGTCTTTCATTTCCTTATCTTATTTCAGTGAGAATTCCTCCAATAAACTGATGTTCTTATTTCAGTGACTCACTCAGTTTAGTCCATGAGTGGTGTTGCCTCGTGTCCGGTCGACGGCGTCCACGAGTGCGAGCAGCCCATATCCGGCGGCAAGATGAAGGTCACCCATGAACCATGCTTCCCCTAATCACCTCCGCCTTGTGTGAATTCGCAGCTGAGAATAAGCACAAGCACCTACAGTCCCCCGGTGGCTTTGGCCGCACTTGGCCACTAGCTCGTCCACCATGGTGACTGGCAACCGTCCAAGTGGAACGCGGACATCAGTCCAAGTAGAACTAGTTCATATAAACTAACTGTTATGTATAATTAGGGGATCCAATGTTGAAAAGTTCAATTAAGCTGTGTGTGCAAATtcaaagaattattgtaggaaagtTTACAAGTTGGGTTTCGTGAGGAAAATGTATGATTTTCTATCAGTATTTGGTATGATTCATTTGCCTCGGGTGCAACCCAAAACTAGACAAAAACTAGACTAAAATGTCAGATGATGAAAACAAAAATggtttgaattaaaaatattgatcagtacgAGTTAAAAATAGTGGTCCGTTCTGAATAAAAGAAAtggcagaaattcaaattgtaaaagttcaagcaaaaaaagaaaccccatagaaattcaaatggtaaaagtaCAAGCCGtaaatgagagaagttcagaacatcATTGTAAAAAAATGTTAAGTTCAAAAAAAGAAACAAACAaaagattttctttttgaataaaatatcattcagttcgacgATATAAACTATGTAAGTACAGGGGCACTGCTACCGTAAACCATTGAAACTTTAAGAGGAAAACCTTACCCAAAAAACAAAGTAAAAGTTCAATCTGTGAAAACGTGCTTATTACAAATCCATACGGAGATCAGTTCGAGTACTTTATTTCCGGAACGAAAAATAAAAATACGACAGACTTCACTGTATTTAAAATTACTCTGTGAAATAATACATCAGTACACACACAGAAAAAACAATACAAGTACTCTGTTTTTTCTGACGGAAAAAACAGCACGATGGGTTTCACCGTAATCCAAATTACTCTTCAATGGTTGCGAATTTGAGAAAACGTTCAACGTGACTAAGTTTCATATTTTTGATATCTTTCCAACcatatattatttgcctcatttcgacaaacttttaaaaaaaatcgtgttcgaaatcaaatttgaccgtattcgaattcgtttttaaaccgtaaggaattagaaaaaacatttcaatacaaaaacattgcgcattttccatagctttccaaggctgtatcatttgcatcaatccgacaaaccgtttgcaaaaaatcgaGAAAATACATTTCACCCAGAATTTTACCGTTTTCCAAATTACTTTTAATtcgtatagaattagaaaaaataatagatatatggaagatgcggattttcacaagctttccaacgctatcttatttgctcaattccgacaaaccatttgaaaattgagtccaaaatacgattcacttTTTCGGTTTTTaaaaaaatggttttttcaaaactgctcttaaaccataatgattttgcaaaaacgttcaatatacttgaaatatagttgtcaagacttttccaacgatatattacacgccctgtTCTGacaaaaaattgcaaaaaaaattgaaCTAAAGAAAACGATTTGTTAAACAGAACTGGAAGCATCAATTCAACCGCTCGAAAATCATCAGTACAACCGACTAAAACCGTTAGTTCAAGtagggtctattctgctaatattagcagaataactattctgcacaccacttccgcactacaCGCTGAatgcaagtgcactgcatcttcttgacgTTGGGCACTGCAATGCTTCACGGGAGAACTGCTTCATTTTCCGATGTTCCGCCCGCGTGTTCTATGTGGAATCGGGTGTCGTGGGATGATTCAGTTTGTGTCTGCATCTCATTTTAGCTTTATTCTTTCTAATTTACAGGAAAATATACTAGAGTGCTTGCAAATCGAGGGATTTGGCGGACGAGCTTTCTCTGTTCGTTCGTGTTCGCGTCAGATGCGACTTTTTTTGTGCTCGGATGTTGTTATTTAGTAGGAATTGTTTGATTGCGTTCGTTTTAATCAGTCCGTTCACTCTATCATTTGTTAATTTTTAGGAGTTAGTTTTCAATTTCTTGCTATTTTGGTTGTGCGGGCGGGTGAGCTTCGtccgctcctctgttcttgttgattTTTGCCCGTCCACGTgtgtttgaatattgtaattaCTGTTGCTGTAGGTTTGAATTCATTGTATTGCGGGTATAATTGTCATTTTTTGAATCGTGGTTTTTAAATGAAAGGTGATGTTGTTAGTCAAGTTGCCATGTCTTCCATGTAAATTTTTGCGGGTGTATTTTTCGATAGTTTAGTGTCTGTACAATTTTTAGGTGAGTTATGGAAGTGCGAGTGAAATTGACACCTCTATCAGTCTATCACATTGTCTGTAGTTTCAGTGCTTTAATTTTATTTGTTGTAGTCGCGGCATACGTTGTAGTGCACTGCATTTTCTATGGTAGCGTACTTCGTTATAGCTGTACTACAGTGGTTATGGCTGTTTATGAGATTTCTCCTTTTCTTAAACTACATTCTTTGTTCTAGATGACTGCATAATATGCATTTCTGTACTGCATTAGCAGTGTTGTTAATTTTCTATTCTGCTATTAGAATGGATGGTCCATGATACGCTTGTGTTAGCTGAATAGTTATTATAAGATTTTTTTGAACTGCATACTATGATAATTGTTTTTGAACATCGTATGTTAAGTGCAAAGTTTCTATCattttgtatttccttgttactatTTTAGATGGCTGCTTTTTGTAATTATTAGTACCACACTATGTGTTTGAGAGAACTGCATTACTGCCAACAGcaactttgtctaaaaaggatgataaaatgaCATAGTTAAGGTTGTGTGCTTTAAATAGGCATCATTCAAAATGTCTGTtggacataattttaaaagcatacaGCATAAGCAAAGTATtagaaatattggttgcttcatattagacaacgtggagtgcaaatattgtaaacttgatggggtcttcttctttgtagaaaaagACCATGGCCACTTCTCCGGCTCAAAGCCATTCTGGAAGACAAAATCTTTCCAAccagtagttatgttgatgcagtctTCAGAGTCGATGTGGTAGCCAGCTTCCATGTCTCCATAGCCATTCTTGTGTTCTGTCTCCAAATTAAGCTtccctgaactcggagcatgaAATTTTATTGTGGATGGCAGTTTCTGCATATTGTAATGGGTGGAAAAAGAATTTGTAAGTAAACAGCAAATGTTTTTGTTTTATACTTAGTATGATTTGTTTATGTTTACTTAAATAGTTACATACATATGATTGTATTTTGTAAAGTAGTTGCAATGTATGAACAAACTTATATACGCAATTGACTCCTAGTTTTACTGGAATATATATTATACTGCAACATGTGTGCACTGCGATGTCAGTAACAGTGTACTTCTCCAGCATGTTAAGATAACTGCAACTTATCTGTTAACCCTTTTTTTGTACATATGTCGATACATGGTGTGGTACTGAAGAAAGATAGGTGGAAGCATCTAGTCTTAATAGCTAACATATCTGAACAAGAATACAAAttctgttttgtttttttgttgatattactgaacaaattgattgaactatatattcAGATGTGTATTTGCAGTCTAGATTATGTGCAAAAATTGTGAGTGGAaaaacatacccaactttcctGTAAATCTGCATttgtgaggcgatgaagaaatggcACACGAAACCCCCTGTTGGGTATCATCAGGAAGCCGAGTTTGCTGCGCCACTCAGTGTTGGTGAGCTGTAGGCCTTCTGCGTAGACGCATGTGTCCGCTACCGGAGATATCCTTGCCAAGCACCCGCACTTACAGTCCATGGCGGGTTCAGTGGAATTCCAGAGAAGAGCTGTGGatgggatgaaccctagatctacgttttgaggaaaatgaggaacgaggggaggagttgtgttagtctgtagcatgaatggataagtttttatgcaaccaatcgagcaatggaagtaataaatggtgtggtTTGCGTTAGGTGGTGGATTGGGTGTGATTCAGTGAACACGAATGCATTTAAGAAGCAACAGGACTGCTTACTTGAAAATAGCGAACTGCATTGTCATATCACGGCGAACTACGAACGCGTGGTTGGGCCTGTGTTTGTGTATGGTATGTAGCATTTTTTcagtggcctctctttttttttgttGGCCCTGTGTTCTGGTAGTGAAGACGCATTTGGGCCCAGGTCGGCCTGTGAGCACACGGCTGGTTCCCGGTGTGCTGTGTGcggtctaatgtttagtcccacctcgcccgcggaaggcgcgACCGACATGTTTATAAGCGGTGGCGAGGCATCTGTGTCGAATTCCTCTtgttacttatttgggcgcttaaACACGGCGCTCGCAGCTGTatgctctctgacctgtgggcccatgtgtggccggccccatgcactg
It encodes:
- the LOC119301840 gene encoding uncharacterized protein LOC119301840 isoform X1, which translates into the protein MSMCWRWRRRRRAQLEVAHPCVGVVDGDQLTTGMQRLRSGLLRGHGAMARRIHNARVNESVGLDLYSFNTLIRGCGQVIWSVHGRCSMVRSLGSYEEKCGLCYSLFRFLHLLVFYIQSSGKYEMNLPNMQKPGCGKGSAVDRSREQTIGAVKKKMKEQMDDFQVMRESIGQEYREVVERRVFTVTGNRLDEETIDGLIETGRSEQIFKDAVQQQGRAQFHVFTVYEGYHCTFPSGEELKYGGGAS
- the LOC119301840 gene encoding uncharacterized protein LOC119301840 isoform X2 → MSMCWRWRRRRRAQLEVAHPCVGVVDGDQLTTGMQRLRSGLLRGHGAMARRIHNARVNESVGLDLYSFNTLIRGCGQVIWSVHGRCSMVRSLGSYEEKCGLCYSLFRFLHLLVFYIQSSGKYEMKPGCGKGSAVDRSREQTIGAVKKKMKEQMDDFQVMRESIGQEYREVVERRVFTVTGNRLDEETIDGLIETGRSEQIFKDAVQQQGRAQFHVFTVYEGYHCTFPSGEELKYGGGAS
- the LOC119301840 gene encoding syntaxin-132-like isoform X3, whose translation is MKKSVDYAILCSDSCTCWFFTFRALENMRCCICLWFAACPCAVLQNLPNMQKPGCGKGSAVDRSREQTIGAVKKKMKEQMDDFQVMRESIGQEYREVVERRVFTVTGNRLDEETIDGLIETGRSEQIFKDAVQQQGRAQFHVFTVYEGYHCTFPSGEELKYGGGAS